In Antennarius striatus isolate MH-2024 chromosome 8, ASM4005453v1, whole genome shotgun sequence, a single window of DNA contains:
- the slc26a11 gene encoding sodium-independent sulfate anion transporter isoform X2, with product MEQSRLGRLSSVMRSCCSYSTLKTWLPILSWLPRYRLKWLQMDLLAGLTVGLTAIPQALAYAEVAGLPVQYGLYSAFMGGFIYTFLGTSKDVTIGPTAIMSLLCFSVVGGQPHRAALLTLLSGLIQTVMALLRLGFLLDFISYPVIKGFTCASAITIAVSQVKNILGLRGIPHQFFLAVYYTFSRIPEARIGDVVLGLICLALLVSLMVMKMYINSDDPPPSLCSKVSRKFVWSVATMRNALVVLAASAVAYSLDSRGYHVFTVTGETPSGLPPFQPPPTTDTTANGTVVSFVEIVKGFGEGLAVIPLMGLLESIAIAKAFASQNNYRINVNQELLAIGVTNTLGSFVSAYPVTGSFGRTAVNSQTGVCTPAGGVITGTIVLVSLRFLMPILYYIPKASLGAVIICAVTPMCDLRILAKMWRISKLDLLPFGVTFLLSFWEVQYGIIGGVATSGALLLYNMARPQIKVSDHGMLVIELGSGLSFPATEYLSNLIHTQALQVCPPRSVVLDCRHVSVIDYSVVSELRDLLRQFKLQDQELVFSGLRPSVLVVLLAADLQGIKYSDSVEAALQRQNFLND from the exons ATGGAGCAGTCTCGGCTGGGACGATTGTCGTCCGTGATGCGGAGCTGCTGCTCCTACAGCACCCTGAAAACATGGCTGCCCATCCTCTCCTGGCTCCCCAGGTACCGGCTCAAGTGGCTTCAGATGGACCTCCTCGCAGGCCTCACCGTCGGGCTGACGGCCATACCGCAGGCGCTGGCTTACGCTGAGGTCGCTGGCCTTCCTGTGCAG TATGGACTGTACTCCGCCTTCATGGGGGGGTTCATCTACACCTTTCTGGGGACCTCTAAGGATGTGACCATAGGTCCCACAGCCATCATGTCGCTGCTGTGTTTCTccgtggtgggggggcagcccCACCGAGCCGCGTTGCTCACCCTCCTCAGCGGACTCATTCAGACTGTGATGGCGTTACTGAGATTAG GTTTCCTGCTGGACTTCATCTCTTACCCTGTAATAAAAGGCTTCACATGTGCTTCTGCAATAACCATCGCCGTCAGCCAGGTCAAG AATATTCTGGGGCTGCGGGGCATTCCCCACCAGTTCTTCCTGGCGGTTTACTACACATTCTCCCGGATCCCAGAGGCCAGGATCGGGGATGTGGTTCTGGGTCTGATCTGTCTGGCCCTGCTGGTCAGtttgatggtgatgaagatgtaCATCAACTCTGACgatcctcccccctccttgtgCTCCAAAGTCAGCAGGAAATTCGTGTGGAGTGTAGCTACCA TGCGTAACGCTCTGGTGGTCCTGGCTGCGTCCGCCGTGGCGTATTCCTTGGATAGTAGAGGCTATCACGTGTTCACAGTCACCGGGGAAACTCCCAGTGGGCTCCCGCCATTCCAGCCCCCTCCCACCACGGACACCACAGCCAATGGCACCGTCGTCTCCTTTGTGGAAATTGTGAAG GGCTTCGGGGAAGGGCTCGCTGTGATCCCCCTCATGGGCTTGTTGGAGAGCATTGCTATCGCTAAAGCCTTCG cCAGTCAGAACAACTACAGAATTAATGTGAACCAGGAGCTGCTGGCCATTGGTGTAACAAACACCCTGGGCTCCTTCGTGTCGGCCTATCCTGTCACTGGCAGCTTTGGAAG GACGGCGGTGAACTCCCAGACAGGTGTTTGTACTCCAGCAGGAGGGGTCATCACGG GTACCATAGTGCTGGTTTCCCTGAGGTTCCTCATGCCGATCTTGTACTACATCCCAAAAGCTTCTCTAGGAGCTGTTATCATCTGTGCCGTCACGCCCATGTGTGATTTACGAATTCTGGCAAAGATGTGGAGGATAAGCA AGCTGGACCTGCTTCCTTTCGGTGTGACGTTCCTGCTGAGCTTCTGGGAGGTGCAGTACGGAATCATCGGAGGTGTAGCTACTTCTGGAGCCCTGCTACTCTACAATATGGCCAGACCACAAATAAAG GTGTCCGATCACGGCATGCTGGTGATAGAGCTGGGCAGTGGACTCAGCTTTCCTGCCACAGAGTATCTCAGCAACCTCATTCACACTCAAGCCCTTCAAG TGTGTCCTCCCCGTTCGGTTGTCTTGGACTGCCGCCATGTGAGTGTCATAGATTACTCCGTGGTCAGCGAGCTCAGGGACCTGCTGAGGCAGTTCAAACTGCAGGATCAGGAGCTGGTCTTCTCCGGACTGCGG CCATCTGTCCTGGTGGTTCTTCTAGCAGCCGATCTGCAGGGCATCAAATATAGCGACAGCGTGGAGGCGGCACTGCAGAGGCAGAACTTCCTGAATGACTGA
- the slc26a11 gene encoding sodium-independent sulfate anion transporter isoform X1, with product MEQSRLGRLSSVMRSCCSYSTLKTWLPILSWLPRYRLKWLQMDLLAGLTVGLTAIPQALAYAEVAGLPVQYGLYSAFMGGFIYTFLGTSKDVTIGPTAIMSLLCFSVVGGQPHRAALLTLLSGLIQTVMALLRLGFLLDFISYPVIKGFTCASAITIAVSQVKNILGLRGIPHQFFLAVYYTFSRIPEARIGDVVLGLICLALLVSLMVMKMYINSDDPPPSLCSKVSRKFVWSVATSQYLCLWVCLCHVAPAALAFSSLSRSVRNALVVLAASAVAYSLDSRGYHVFTVTGETPSGLPPFQPPPTTDTTANGTVVSFVEIVKGFGEGLAVIPLMGLLESIAIAKAFASQNNYRINVNQELLAIGVTNTLGSFVSAYPVTGSFGRTAVNSQTGVCTPAGGVITGTIVLVSLRFLMPILYYIPKASLGAVIICAVTPMCDLRILAKMWRISKLDLLPFGVTFLLSFWEVQYGIIGGVATSGALLLYNMARPQIKVSDHGMLVIELGSGLSFPATEYLSNLIHTQALQVCPPRSVVLDCRHVSVIDYSVVSELRDLLRQFKLQDQELVFSGLRPSVLVVLLAADLQGIKYSDSVEAALQRQNFLND from the exons ATGGAGCAGTCTCGGCTGGGACGATTGTCGTCCGTGATGCGGAGCTGCTGCTCCTACAGCACCCTGAAAACATGGCTGCCCATCCTCTCCTGGCTCCCCAGGTACCGGCTCAAGTGGCTTCAGATGGACCTCCTCGCAGGCCTCACCGTCGGGCTGACGGCCATACCGCAGGCGCTGGCTTACGCTGAGGTCGCTGGCCTTCCTGTGCAG TATGGACTGTACTCCGCCTTCATGGGGGGGTTCATCTACACCTTTCTGGGGACCTCTAAGGATGTGACCATAGGTCCCACAGCCATCATGTCGCTGCTGTGTTTCTccgtggtgggggggcagcccCACCGAGCCGCGTTGCTCACCCTCCTCAGCGGACTCATTCAGACTGTGATGGCGTTACTGAGATTAG GTTTCCTGCTGGACTTCATCTCTTACCCTGTAATAAAAGGCTTCACATGTGCTTCTGCAATAACCATCGCCGTCAGCCAGGTCAAG AATATTCTGGGGCTGCGGGGCATTCCCCACCAGTTCTTCCTGGCGGTTTACTACACATTCTCCCGGATCCCAGAGGCCAGGATCGGGGATGTGGTTCTGGGTCTGATCTGTCTGGCCCTGCTGGTCAGtttgatggtgatgaagatgtaCATCAACTCTGACgatcctcccccctccttgtgCTCCAAAGTCAGCAGGAAATTCGTGTGGAGTGTAGCTACCAGTCAGTAcctgtgtctgtgggtgtgtctgtgtcacgTAGCTCCCGCGGCGTTAGCTTTCTCTTCTCTGTCTCGTTCAGTGCGTAACGCTCTGGTGGTCCTGGCTGCGTCCGCCGTGGCGTATTCCTTGGATAGTAGAGGCTATCACGTGTTCACAGTCACCGGGGAAACTCCCAGTGGGCTCCCGCCATTCCAGCCCCCTCCCACCACGGACACCACAGCCAATGGCACCGTCGTCTCCTTTGTGGAAATTGTGAAG GGCTTCGGGGAAGGGCTCGCTGTGATCCCCCTCATGGGCTTGTTGGAGAGCATTGCTATCGCTAAAGCCTTCG cCAGTCAGAACAACTACAGAATTAATGTGAACCAGGAGCTGCTGGCCATTGGTGTAACAAACACCCTGGGCTCCTTCGTGTCGGCCTATCCTGTCACTGGCAGCTTTGGAAG GACGGCGGTGAACTCCCAGACAGGTGTTTGTACTCCAGCAGGAGGGGTCATCACGG GTACCATAGTGCTGGTTTCCCTGAGGTTCCTCATGCCGATCTTGTACTACATCCCAAAAGCTTCTCTAGGAGCTGTTATCATCTGTGCCGTCACGCCCATGTGTGATTTACGAATTCTGGCAAAGATGTGGAGGATAAGCA AGCTGGACCTGCTTCCTTTCGGTGTGACGTTCCTGCTGAGCTTCTGGGAGGTGCAGTACGGAATCATCGGAGGTGTAGCTACTTCTGGAGCCCTGCTACTCTACAATATGGCCAGACCACAAATAAAG GTGTCCGATCACGGCATGCTGGTGATAGAGCTGGGCAGTGGACTCAGCTTTCCTGCCACAGAGTATCTCAGCAACCTCATTCACACTCAAGCCCTTCAAG TGTGTCCTCCCCGTTCGGTTGTCTTGGACTGCCGCCATGTGAGTGTCATAGATTACTCCGTGGTCAGCGAGCTCAGGGACCTGCTGAGGCAGTTCAAACTGCAGGATCAGGAGCTGGTCTTCTCCGGACTGCGG CCATCTGTCCTGGTGGTTCTTCTAGCAGCCGATCTGCAGGGCATCAAATATAGCGACAGCGTGGAGGCGGCACTGCAGAGGCAGAACTTCCTGAATGACTGA